Within Trichoderma atroviride chromosome 2, complete sequence, the genomic segment TATGCCATGTTTTCATCGCTGGCCGCTATTCGCCGCCGGTACTACAGCGTGCTAAGATGGCCTCATATTCGAAAGAGCGTGTCTGTACCTTGTGGCTCTGGAGGCTTTGTAGATATCGAGTATGTGAATACAAAATCTCCTTGGGATGCGACTTCAGCGCTAACGCCTACAGCAGTTTGTATAATGTTGACGAATTTTCACCTACAAAATTCCTGGTTCTTCACTTGCCTCCATCATCGGGGAGTGCCAACAGCGCAAAGCAGCTGCCGGAATTCTTGTATGATTGGCCTGTCGCAAGCATCAACTACCGATGGGAGACTGAACGTCGCGATGTCGCAAGTCAAGATGCCGCCAGCGAAGAGCACGAGTTTGCCGGCTCTTTAGATTGGCCTACGCCGATACATGATGTGGCTTTTGCTTACCAGTGGATAACCAGAGCTCTGATGCCTCCAGACAATGGCCGAGGAGGCATTTACGTCTACGGATCTCATCTCGGCGCCGGCCTAGCCATGTCTCTCTCATTGACCGAGTCACGTCcaaataaaaagttttgTGTGCGTGGCATCGCGGCCTACAATGGCATCTACAACTGGACCATGTTCTTGCCAGGCCACAGAATAAATATGATTAGGTCCATGATGGACGTTGCAAGTCTTTCGCGGCGTACAAACGGCAACTTCAGACTTGATACCCTGCAACAAAAATTGGTATCCCTGTTTCAGACGCCATCCAATCTCTTTGACCCCTTCGCAAGCCcgagcctcttcttccacaacCCGGGGCTATCTATACCTGAATCATTCTACACATCTACACGGCTCGCCAGCATTATTCGCAATATGAAAGGGCAGGCGAGCGACGAGTCCAAGGAAAATGTCCTACCCCGTAACTCGTATCTTGGGTTCCCTCCTAGAGACTCAACGATGAAGATACCTGAAACCATCCTCTTACATGACGCACCGTCTGGACCACCGGCACGGCAGCCAAGACCAAAAATGGGACTCAAAGGCAGTAGTGACGGAGACCAAAGGAACACATTTAAGAATCAAACAGATGAAATTGCCAGTTTGATGAGGCGCAGTTTGGCTAGGTTTGAGCTTAAGGAGAAAGCGAGATATGAGGAGGACGTGCATTACCTGGCAGAAGAGCCGAAACGCAGAATTCGGGTCGTCGAGGTagggcaagaaagagaagacttGGAACTTAATGAATTCGGCCAGCAAGCTGTTTCAAACTGGTTGGATGAGAATCTTGGAACTATTAAATTGAAATAATAATACCAGCATAAGCCAGGTACATGGCATAGATTGCTCGGGCTGCTGACGTCGGTGGTCGCGCAATGCCGGTGTTCCAAGCTTCGCGATGATGCAATTTTTTAAGCATAATGATCCTTATCGACTGTTCACAACAGCAACATTGCGGAATATTATTGGTGCTTGGCATGAGCACCATGCTTATACCTTGTCTTTTAACATGGCACAAAGCACATGCAGCCAGCTCctcgagctccagctcccttTGCTCCTCTGCCCATGACCTAATGGATATTACCCCGGCGCTAAGCATGCCCCCCAAGGTGCCCGGAACCTTGCCTAAACCAGGCAAATACGTACCGTCTCAGGCACCACATCTGGCGCCTGTGCCAAGCACTATATCTACCCACTTACCGCTACGCCCGTCGCTCTCCAGATCGTGACGCAATCATACACCTCTGCAGCATCGCATCCAGCCCGCCACTCTTCCTCCCAGACGACTCATCACTGTCGCTCAGCTTCGCATCACCGAGGCGCTGGAAAGCTCGTCTCAGCAAGCCTCTTGAGAGCCGATCGGCTAGGTCGGCGCCATGCGTTCGGCTCTGCTGCAGTCTGGCCTTGCCGCCCTGCTCTTCGGGGCGAGCGTCTCTGCGGAATCATATACGCCAAAGCACGAGCTGGGCCGATGCGCGTTTCGAGGGCAGTGTGGAAAGCAGAGCTTTTTCGGCAAGGAGCTCCCATGCGTCGACAACGGCCTTGCTGAAGACCCGGACGATGACCTTCGAAAGGAGCTTGTTGAGCTTTGCGGCTCCCAGTGGAGCGAGGGACCTGTTTGCTGCAACCTGGATCAAGTAAGCCTTGAATTGTCTTGTAGGAAGCTGTTgatttgatgctgatgcccaCCTCAAGGTCAAAGCTTTGAAATCCGAAATGGGCACCCCAAGGACTCTGATTGGATCCTGCCCTGCCTGCAAAGAGAACTTTTTCAACATGTTTTGTAAATTCACGTGTTCTCCCGATCAATCGACCTTTATAAATGTTACAGATGTCGCGAAAAAGGGAAACAAGCTACTCGTCACTGAGCTTGACCAATTGATTTCAGAGGAACACGGCTCAGGGCTCTATGATAGCTGTAAGGAGGTCAAGTTCGGAGGCGCAAACAGCAGGGCAATGGACTTGATCGGCGGCGGAGCCAAGAACTATCACGATATGCTCAAGTTTCTTGGCGACAAGAAGCCGCTGGTTGGTTCGCCCATTCAGATCAACTACCCGGAAAAATACGACCAGCCTGGGATGGCGCCATTGCAGACGAAGCCCAAGAAATGCAACGACGAGGATCCGGCTTATAGATGTGTTTGTGTCGACTGCCCGGAAGTATGCCCTAAACTGCCTGATGTAAAGGAAGCTGGGTCTTGCCGAGTGGGAAAGCTcccttgtctctctttcGCATCCATCTTCACATACGGTgttctgctgctggcactTTTCGTCGCCGTCTTTGGCCATATCTTCTGGGCTAAATACCAGAAACGTCGTGTCGAAAGGACTCGGCTACTCCACGAGTCGTCGCAcagcgatgacgaagacgagggtGGACCTATTCTTACTGATGCTATGCGCGACCAGCCAACAAAACGCTATTGGCTCAACGATAGATGCGACAAGGCTTTCCGCCAGCTAGGAAACATGTCTGCAAGGTTCCCCAGCCTCACCATAGGTGTGAGCTTGGTGGTCGTTGCTATCTTGAGTGCTGGCTGGTTCCGGTTTGATATAGAGCAAGACCCTGCTCGACTCTGGGTCAGCCCGACGTCGGAAGCTGCTCAAGAGAAGGAATATTTCGACTCCAACTTTGGCCCCTTTTTCCGAGCTGAAAAGATTTTCTTGGTCAACGACACCAAGTCATCTGGTCCCAGCCCTGTTCTTAGCTATGAGACGTTGAAGTGGTGGGCGGAAATTGAAAAGAGCGTTGAAGCACTCCAAGGCTCCATGTATGGCAGTACACTTGACGATGTTTGTTTCAAGCCTACCGGCGATGCTTGTGTTATACAATCTGTTACGCAGTATTGGTACTCGAAAGGCGGCATTGACTCCAAGTATTGGAAGGACGACCTTCGCAGCTGCGCAAAATCGCCCGTAGACTGCCGACCTGCATTTGGACAGCCCATTGAGCCAACTATGATCCTTGGCGGCTATGAAGACGATGTCGTTGACTCTCAAGCAATGACAGTCACATGGGTCGTTAGCAACGCCGCTGAGAACTCTGATACGCTTCTTCGCGCTATTGACTGGGAAAATGCACTCCGCGATCGACTCCTCCAAGCACAGGAGGAAGCTAAAAGCCGAGGCCTTCGATTGTCATTCACAACGGAAATCAGCTTGGAGCAGGAGCTCAACAAGTCTACAAATACGGATGCCAAAATCGTCGTCGTGAGCTACATCGTCATGTTCATTTATGCATGCTTGGCGCTCGGCACGCCTTTGAAGCACTTGTTTGGAAATCCGGCACTGTTGTTGGTTGAATCAAAGGTCACTTTGGGCCTTGCTGGCATTGCGATTGTCCTCATGTCTATTTCTGCTTCCATTGGTTTCTTCTCGTGGGTTGGCCTGAAGGCCACCCTCATCATCGTTGAAGTAATCCCGTTCATCGTCTTGGCCGTCGGCGTTGATAACATCTTTCTCATTGTTCACGAGCTGGAAAGAGTCAACATCAACTTCCCTGACCAGATGGTGGAAGAGAGAGTTTCTCGAGCCCTGGGCCGTATGGGACCTTCTATCCTTTTCTCCGCCTTGACTGAAACGTTTGCATTTGCTCTCGGCTCTGCGGTTGGCATGCCTGCTGTCCGAAACTTTGCTGCTTATGCCGCCGGCGCGGTTCTCATCAATGCTGTTCTTCAGATGACCATGTTTGTAtctttcttggccttgaacCAGATGAGGGTAGAGGATCATCGATGCGAACTTTGGCCGTGGTGGCAGGTCAAGAAGGCTAGGATCAATCTCAATGGGACCAACGGCTATCCGTCTACCGGTAGGGCGTCTGATGCCGATGAAGAAAGCTATCTGCAAATATTCATTCGAAACACTTATGCTCCCAGCCTCTTACGCAAGCAGACCAAGGTCGCCGTTGTTGCTGTCTTCCTCGGTCTCTTAGCGGCTGCCATTGCCTTGCTGCCAGGTATCCAGCTCGGACTAGACCAGCGCGTCGCTATTCCCGATGGATCTTATTTGATTCCATATTTCAACGACCTCTACGACTACCTTGAGACTGGACCTCCGGTTTATTTTGTTACCCGTGGAGTCGACGCATCCCAgcgccaagagcagcaagcgATGTGCTCAAGATTCACCACTTGCCAGCCCTTCTCGTTGACAAATACTCTGGAGCTCGAAAGGCAGCGATCCGACATTTCGTACATCATGTCCCCGGCAGCAAGCTGGATTGATGACTACTTCCTCTGGTTGAACCCCATCTATGATCAATGCTGCATTGAGCACGGTTCGACTTGCTTTGCAGACCGTCAGCCGGCGTGGAATACTTCACTCTATGGAATGCCTGAAGATGACGAATTCATTCACTACCTTCAAAAGTTCCTCGCAGCAAAGACTGATGACGTGTGCCCATTGGGTGGTCAAGCTTCCTACGGAGATGCAGTAGTCTTGGACAGCGAAGCGGCACATGTTAAAGCCAGTCATTTCAGAACCGCTCATACTCGCCTTCGCAGCCAGGAAGACTTTATCAAAGCCTACTCCTCAGCACGCCGCATCGCGTCGGACATTACAAAAGCAACTGGAGCAGACGTTTTCCCCTACAGCGTTTTCTATATCTTCTTTGATCAATACCTTAGCATCATCCCACTGACAGGAGGCCTTTTGGGCGCTGCCGTTggcgtcatcttcgtcattgCGTCGTTCCTGTTGGGTTCCGTACGGACATCAGCTATTGTGACCTTGACAGTCATAATGAGTGTTGTGGATATCATGGGCGCAATGGTGGTGTTCAACGTCTCCTTGAATGCCGTTTCCCTAGTGAATCTCATTATTTGCGTTGGAATTTCGGTGGAGTTTTGTGCGCACATTGCGCGAGCCTTCATGTTCCCCTCACGGACGGTCATGGAGAACAGCTTTAATGCTAATGGACGAGATGCCCGTGCTTGGACAGCATTGGTAAACGTTGGCGGATCGGTGTTCTCGGGTATCACGGTTACAAAATTCTTGGGCGTTGGGGTACTTGCATTCACAAGGTCAAAGATTTTCGAAATCTACTACTTCCGAGTTTGGTTGGCGCTTGTcgtctttgctgctcttcacGCTCTGGTGTTTTTGCCAGTTGCGTTGAGCATCGGTGGAGGTGAAGGCTATGTCGACCCTGAGAGCGAGGGCACTGCTGCTCAGGATTTGACTGATAGACGCTGGCGGGCAATTAGGATCCACGATAACAGCGACTCCGAGGATGACTATTAGTCCAAACCTTGTGCTGATATCGTTGACGTTGAACAAATCTTCAGATGACGGTGCTTCACTGTCCTATCTATGACGAAGAATAGGCTGCTAATTTTTTCTTGGCTCGAAAGAAGAAACGTTTCATTAAATTAACTGGAGTATGGTGCGCTGGAAGTCTTGCGATAATCTGCTAGGATGTAATAATGGGAACATACACGGAGTATAACTGGGTGAATCGGAATGTATTCGAAGTTTGCATAACTGAGATTGTTTTCAACTCCTgggttttcttttctttttgctcgtCTTGGTGATTGGTATACAAGTTTGGCTTCATAATTAAACAAATGGCACTAGGTATTGTGCGTTATAAATCTGGTTTTATAGAAATACTATTTGTGCAAACTGTCCCAGCAAGCCCGATTGTTTACTTTTGTATCTAGGGGCTCACGCACAAATCAGAATTTTGACCATTTGCAAACTGAACCTTAATGTCTATCTGTATGTCTATCTGTATCAGTATCTCACAATAGGTATGGAATGTCAGTACTCTATCTCTATCAAGGGCATGTCATCCGCCACCTCAGAACACGTATGAGCAGGGGCCGTTTCatcccagcgccagccgGACGGTTCTTCGCGTCGCCAACTCAAAGCCTCCGTCTTGCCAGACTTTGCATGTGAACGCGGGCTAGCCGGAGTTGCCCACGGGGAAGCCGGAGCTGCCTTGGGAGAATCACCGCCACTCTTAGTCTCTTCCAAACCTGAATCCAATACCTCTAGAATCTTGCGCCCGCAGTCTTCGGGATATTCCTGGCCGTCTCTACCGACAAAGACAGGGGCGTGGTCATTAAAGGCATTTTTAAGGTCTCCCAGCGTCCAGAAGGCGGTGCGGCGAGTGTTGAGCCACTCAATGCGGAAGGGGTGGCTGGCTTTCCAGCTGATGTTGCTCATCCATTTGGCTGGGGCGATGTTGGGATCAGGGGCCGTGGTCATGCGAGCCTGCGGAATGTGTTAAAACAGTCAATTAGATTTTGAGGGACGAGGTTTTTGTGGTAAAAAAAACATGAGGGGACTGGATTTACATAGCCTTGGAATGCCTTTGACTtgttgatggagaagatgagatAGACGGTTTTGCATTGTTTAAAGGCGAAGCTTAGCATGGGGCCGTTTTCAGCTTTTGTGATCCATAGTCCCTGGTGAAAGTGTTAGTTACGTGTAGACTTGTGGGAGCGAGCGTGATATGCAGGGTACTTACGTCTCGCTGGGCCATTTCAACGTTCATCGAGTTGAAAGACTTGACTAAGAAGAATCGTGCTTCTATTGATTTTGTCAACGAGGGTCGCTTTGAGTCCCTTTGGCATAAATGTTTGAAATACCTTGTGTAGGTGTCGAGGGCTGAGCGGCCTCGTCGGGCCATGCGTCGGTGTCGCTTGCTTCGACGACAATCGACCCCTTTGACGATGATTGCTTATTTTGATTCTCcaaatcagcatcatcaccacttCGTTGTCCTTCTTTGACAGAGCAGTCGGGAGCAGGCATATCGTGCTGTTGACTAGACAGCGATCCATTCCCAAATGCCGAATACGCAGACTCTGAGTCGGCTCCTTTATTGACCAAAGAGGGCTCAGAGCCACAGAGCTCTCCGGCGCTTTGGGCACCCGCAACATGATATCCCGCGAGATTCGCATAGTCTCCCAAACGGCCGAGAGCCAATGGACTCGGCTTCTGAGCTGAGTACGGAGATGGCGAGTAGacgctctggctctggctctggctctgagAGAAGACGGGAGTCGATGGAGGCACAACATAAGGCGTGGTGTGGTGAATCTCCGAGATGATCTTCTGGCGCTGTTCATCTAGGGCTTTCAGCTGTCGCAGTGCGCCCAGAACTTTTTGGCGGTGCTCGACATCGAAGAATCCGGTATGCTGGAGCCAGAGCTTCACATCGTTTTCGGCCGCAAGATCTACGCTGGGGGCATCGGGCGTGTCCAGGGCCGTCTTCTCCTGCAAGAGGTTTGTCATGGCCTCTGCAAGTGAGGCTTCATGGTCGCTGTCGGCTGTCATGATTTCTGTTTTGAGATGCGATTCTGCGGGCTTGTTGGGGATACTGTCTCTCTACCTATGGAAAGGCTGATGATGGCTGCCGTGGTTGTAATAGGATGTTGACGTGGCTGGTAACCACGTATAAGTACTAGGTAGTAGTACTCGgaatatttccttttttatttcattgTTAGAATATACGCAATGGAACAAACGAAATTGTGCTTTGTTCAAACCCAAAAATGGCATAGGTTTCGGGGTGCACGTTGCAACTTGGTTGACAATGAACAAAGCTTATCCGTGCTGTTGTTACACAGACTGGCAGCAACTTACGGCTGGGGATTTAATTAGTCTTGGATTATTAAAATCTTCCGAAACAAGTATTACATGGGCTTGGATCATGTAAACAAAGAAGCATGAGAGCCCCGTGGCCTTTTATATATGTGCACTGGCCAAGAGTTGGACAACTTTGTTGGAGATTAAATGCACAAGCGGTAGCAAAATTTGGCGGTGTATAACTTTCCTAGTATAATTGAAAACAATGAACAGATGGACTGCCCGTTTTGTGGCCAAGGAGTGATGGATGCGGAATAGGCTGCTGGTAACTGGCCCCGAATCACGACAGTAAATGTAGGCATCCGATGTCAACGCGCGAGGCAGCTGTTTGCATGCGTAAGTGATTGATGGTAGCCCAGTAGTGTTATTCACGGTTCACATTGTGACTGTTCAGTAGGCGTTTATCATTAAGAGAAAGCACTTCTGTAACGTGTGTGCAATACTAGGCAGGTGCTTGGAGATCGTTTTCTTGGAGTATAGAAAAGAacgggggaaaaaaaagaagaaagatttAGTTGCAGAGTTATGGCCGCTTGCATGATGACAATGTATATAGGCTGTTGGCAGGCAGATTGTTACACGGATGTGGATAGAAAGAGCTGCATAGAAAAGGTAGACCAATCGAGGTCTCTATGCGGGCGGAAGAAAGGATGCAAATAAGCCACCCTGGATACTGGCATACATAACCATGAATACAACAATCCGTGAGGCGAGCTTTTGAGACCTGTCGCTACTCAGGCTACCTGCCAGCCACCAATACCATATGGGATAGCCAGATGACAGCCGACTGATAATCTGCACGTGGAAGTTGGTAATGGCCAAGGTCGCAATCAACGTTTGGATCATGGCCAATGTAATCACAAACGCGCGAAACGTCTCCGATGGCACCGGCACAGTTCTACCAAGGCCATGGGTTAGGTTAAAACTAAAATCGAGCCCCGACTTGAGCAGAATTGCGAGCATGGGGCTGGCCAGCAGGAAGAGTGGCAGCTGGTTTGGGGTCCAATACTTCAAAAACCCATTATTCCTAAAGAACTAGTGTAAGCCATGGAAACTCCGGACGCGTCTGTGgttgtacaagtacaagcagcatcatcatcttacCAGTAGTGTGCCTGTACAAAGGTAAAGATACTGGGTACCAGACGCTGGCACCACGGCCTTGGCTCGGCGTCAATGGAGCCAACATTGCAGTACCTGTACCACGCCACCGTCTGCGGAACCGCACTCCCCGCCGCGATGAAGAGGCCACCAATGATTAAAGAAGCCAGAAGCGTCAGTCTGGAGACGCTCGGGTGGCGGAAAAAGTCGAGCAGAGATTGGACCGCTTGCACCGCGAACAGGAGACCGCTGACCAGGCCGTTGCTCCTAAAGGCAGTGGACAGTCCAAAGGAGACTCCGGCGCCAAGAAAGGCCAGCATCCGTTTCCAAGTCGCAGTGCTGGGCCGCAGACCCATTGCAAAAAGCAAGTTGCCGGCGAAGGACAAGCAGGCAAACGGGCTCTCCGCGTACGGggcagagaggaagaggccggcGGGCGAGAGAACGTGCAAGACGGCCGCCACGTAGGCCAGTCTTTTGCTGTTGAAAAGGACGAGAGTGAGCCGGTGGAGAGCCAGCACGGCGGCAAGATGCGCCAAGTTTGCGAAAAGGATGGCCACGACCGGCTCGAgggcgccatcgccaaccagGTGCAGCCCCCTGAGCGGCCTGAGGATGCCATCGACGGCAACGGGCAGCGCCGCCCCAAACGCCCATTGCTGCTCGTACGTGTAACCTTCATGCGCAGCCTGCATGAAGTACAGCGCATCCCATCGCGTCAGTTTGGTTGCCAGGGCTGATGCGTTGACGCCAGCGCCGTACAGGTGctcgaagaagagcgacgTTGACGTGTCATAGTCGTGGCTGATGGAGGTTCCGAGGGCGATGGAGAGCAAGAAGGCCTTCCAAGCGGTAAAGACGGTAAATAAAGAGTAAGTGGGCGAGGTTTTATGAGATATAAGGCCCATCTTTGCTGTCGTTGAGGGATGGGCGCTGGATGATGGTGGctttttggctttgatgCTTTAGACTATTTGCTTGAGTGGATTCACATCGACTGGGTGCGTGCAGCTCAGTTTGCTTTGGGTGGTCCCGGAATTGGCATCAGCAGAGCATTTTTGAAGAAAATTGAATCAGGGTAGAGAGAGTGCAGACAAGTTGTAGGTCTGGCATGAAGTGGATGAGGCAGGCATTGAAGGTGAATCGCATGTTGATTCTGAATACGTGAGTGCAGTTGGAGTTTACTGGTCTATGGGCGGCTTAGCGAATATTTAGTACCAGTTGAATGGCTGGGAGCTGTAATCGTGTAACTCTAGTGTTCTTGAGCGGAGATTTCGCCGGGCTGGGCTTTGAAGGTACTTTTACCCCCAGTAAGACTGTTAGACGGGTACATTATTTCTGGTAGCTTCAACACCTCATACCAGCACCAAGATTCTAGATGGGCGCGCAGCATCACATAAAATCACCCTGGCACTAGAAacagtacatgtagactTGTAAAATTTGATCTTGTAGATAAGGGTGCATATAATTTGTATGTTTTATGCGCATCATCCGCTGGCTATTTACTCATCTATGGTGAATTCCTGCCCTGCATGGCCCATCTGCTCTAGGTATAAATGCGAGCTTGCATCTCTAGGGGAGTAGATAAATAAGGTATTAGTACAAGAtatttcttctcatttcgTCGTCATTTCTTCCCTCATCCTCTTAATATTTTTCGCCAGTCAGGATAGGTAGGGCCTCATCAGTCGTCCACCAACTCACTCCCTTCTCACCGGGATATGAGTATCGGTCCATGCTTTCCGGCTTCATCTCGACGCTGTATC encodes:
- a CDS encoding uncharacterized protein (EggNog:ENOG41): MFSSLAAIRRRYYSVLRWPHIRKSVSVPCGSGGFVDIDLYNVDEFSPTKFLVLHLPPSSGSANSAKQLPEFLYDWPVASINYRWETERRDVASQDAASEEHEFAGSLDWPTPIHDVAFAYQWITRALMPPDNGRGGIYVYGSHLGAGLAMSLSLTESRPNKKFCVRGIAAYNGIYNWTMFLPGHRINMIRSMMDVASLSRRTNGNFRLDTLQQKLVSLFQTPSNLFDPFASPSLFFHNPGLSIPESFYTSTRLASIIRNMKGQASDESKENVLPRNSYLGFPPRDSTMKIPETILLHDAPSGPPARQPRPKMGLKGSSDGDQRNTFKNQTDEIASLMRRSLARFELKEKARYEEDVHYLAEEPKRRIRVVEVGQEREDLELNEFGQQAVSNWLDENLGTIKLK
- a CDS encoding uncharacterized protein (SECRETED:SignalP(1-21)~TransMembrane:13 (n4-15c21/22o269-289i351-371o593-615i627-651o657-679i709-728o734-759i824-844o1064-1090i1097-1117o1123-1147i1168-1189o1209-1229i)) yields the protein MRSALLQSGLAALLFGASVSAESYTPKHELGRCAFRGQCGKQSFFGKELPCVDNGLAEDPDDDLRKELVELCGSQWSEGPVCCNLDQVKALKSEMGTPRTLIGSCPACKENFFNMFCKFTCSPDQSTFINVTDVAKKGNKLLVTELDQLISEEHGSGLYDSCKEVKFGGANSRAMDLIGGGAKNYHDMLKFLGDKKPLVGSPIQINYPEKYDQPGMAPLQTKPKKCNDEDPAYRCVCVDCPEVCPKLPDVKEAGSCRVGKLPCLSFASIFTYGVLLLALFVAVFGHIFWAKYQKRRVERTRLLHESSHSDDEDEGGPILTDAMRDQPTKRYWLNDRCDKAFRQLGNMSARFPSLTIGVSLVVVAILSAGWFRFDIEQDPARLWVSPTSEAAQEKEYFDSNFGPFFRAEKIFLVNDTKSSGPSPVLSYETLKWWAEIEKSVEALQGSMYGSTLDDVCFKPTGDACVIQSVTQYWYSKGGIDSKYWKDDLRSCAKSPVDCRPAFGQPIEPTMILGGYEDDVVDSQAMTVTWVVSNAAENSDTLLRAIDWENALRDRLLQAQEEAKSRGLRLSFTTEISLEQELNKSTNTDAKIVVVSYIVMFIYACLALGTPLKHLFGNPALLLVESKVTLGLAGIAIVLMSISASIGFFSWVGLKATLIIVEVIPFIVLAVGVDNIFLIVHELERVNINFPDQMVEERVSRALGRMGPSILFSALTETFAFALGSAVGMPAVRNFAAYAAGAVLINAVLQMTMFVSFLALNQMRVEDHRCELWPWWQVKKARINLNGTNGYPSTGRASDADEESYLQIFIRNTYAPSLLRKQTKVAVVAVFLGLLAAAIALLPGIQLGLDQRVAIPDGSYLIPYFNDLYDYLETGPPVYFVTRGVDASQRQEQQAMCSRFTTCQPFSLTNTLELERQRSDISYIMSPAASWIDDYFLWLNPIYDQCCIEHGSTCFADRQPAWNTSLYGMPEDDEFIHYLQKFLAAKTDDVCPLGGQASYGDAVVLDSEAAHVKASHFRTAHTRLRSQEDFIKAYSSARRIASDITKATGADVFPYSVFYIFFDQYLSIIPLTGGLLGAAVGVIFVIASFLLGSVRTSAIVTLTVIMSVVDIMGAMVVFNVSLNAVSLVNLIICVGISVEFCAHIARAFMFPSRTVMENSFNANGRDARAWTALVNVGGSVFSGITVTKFLGVGVLAFTRSKIFEIYYFRVWLALVVFAALHALVFLPVALSIGGGEGYVDPESEGTAAQDLTDRRWRAIRIHDNSDSEDDY
- a CDS encoding uncharacterized protein (CAZy:GT76~BUSCO:EOG092D24YM~TransMembrane:9 (i12-34o116-134i146-164o170-187i199-224o244-263i315-333o353-373i411-430o)); this encodes MGLISHKTSPTYSLFTVFTAWKAFLLSIALGTSISHDYDTSTSLFFEHLYGAGVNASALATKLTRWDALYFMQAAHEGYTYEQQWAFGAALPVAVDGILRPLRGLHLVGDGALEPVVAILFANLAHLAAVLALHRLTLVLFNSKRLAYVAAVLHVLSPAGLFLSAPYAESPFACLSFAGNLLFAMGLRPSTATWKRMLAFLGAGVSFGLSTAFRSNGLVSGLLFAVQAVQSLLDFFRHPSVSRLTLLASLIIGGLFIAAGSAVPQTVAWYRYCNVGSIDAEPRPWCQRLVPSIFTFVQAHYWNNGFLKYWTPNQLPLFLLASPMLAILLKSGLDFSFNLTHGLGRTVPVPSETFRAFVITLAMIQTLIATLAITNFHVQIISRLSSGYPIWYWWLAGSLSSDRSQKLASRIVVFMVMYASIQGGLFASFLPPA